The following are encoded together in the Acidobacteriota bacterium genome:
- a CDS encoding alpha/beta hydrolase produces MPVDPQVQAFLEAQAQAAIENQVPPITEQTVEMARAGYLAVAEMLGQGPEVDTDDSAVPGPAGDIPVRIYRSRDAGEALPILVYYHGGGWVIGDLDTHDYACRELCVGAECLVVSVDYRLAPEAQFPAAVDDSWAALQWIAANAESLGGDPGRIAVGGDSAGGNLSAVMSLLARDNGGPHLAFQLLVYPAVDMDFSRPSIDENADGYVLTRDHMIWFRGHYLRSDADRADFRASPLLASDHSGLPPALVITAEFDPLRDEGRDYAEKLLAAGVEATLSNYEGQVHVFFQLSPILNGGRKAVDEACAALRGAFGDAA; encoded by the coding sequence ATGCCAGTCGACCCCCAGGTGCAGGCCTTCCTCGAAGCCCAGGCCCAGGCCGCGATCGAGAACCAGGTTCCGCCCATCACCGAGCAGACCGTGGAGATGGCCCGGGCCGGCTATCTCGCGGTCGCCGAGATGCTCGGGCAGGGTCCCGAGGTAGACACCGACGACTCCGCCGTGCCCGGCCCGGCTGGCGACATTCCAGTCCGCATCTACCGGTCCCGGGATGCCGGCGAGGCCCTGCCGATCCTGGTCTACTACCACGGCGGCGGCTGGGTGATCGGCGACCTGGACACCCACGACTACGCCTGCCGTGAACTCTGCGTCGGCGCCGAATGCCTGGTCGTCTCCGTGGACTACCGCCTGGCCCCTGAAGCACAGTTCCCGGCCGCGGTCGACGACTCCTGGGCTGCCTTGCAGTGGATTGCGGCCAACGCCGAGAGCCTCGGCGGCGACCCGGGCCGGATCGCGGTCGGCGGCGACAGCGCCGGCGGCAACCTCTCCGCCGTGATGAGCCTGCTCGCTCGCGACAACGGCGGTCCGCACCTCGCCTTCCAACTCCTCGTCTACCCCGCCGTCGACATGGACTTCAGCCGCCCCTCGATCGACGAGAACGCTGACGGCTACGTCCTGACCAGGGACCACATGATCTGGTTCCGCGGCCACTACCTGCGTTCGGACGCCGACCGCGCCGACTTCCGCGCCTCGCCGCTCCTGGCCTCCGACCACAGCGGCCTGCCGCCGGCTCTCGTCATCACCGCCGAATTCGACCCGCTCCGCGACGAAGGCAGGGACTACGCGGAGAAGCTCCTGGCCGCCGGCGTCGAGGCGACGCTCTCGAACTACGAGGGCCAGGTCCATGTTTTCTTCCAACTGTCACCGATCCTCAATGGCGGCCGGAAGGCGGTCGACGAGGCCTGCGCGGCGCTGCGCGGAGCATTCGGGGACGCGGCATAG
- a CDS encoding DEAD/DEAH box helicase: MDSFSEPVRRWFDDSFPGPTRVQELGWPVLTRGGNALLVAPTGSGKTLAAFLWAIDRLSLGDEPDTPGVRVVYVSPLKALAYDIERNLQAPLVGVVEEARRLGAAVRPVSVDVRTGDTPPADRRRQLRKPGEILVTTPESLFLVLGSRAAANLRTVETVIVDEVHAMAATKRGAHLALSLERLAELAEAQDPQRIGLSATVRPMDLAAGFLGGDRPVEVVDASEPPDIDLQVVVPVPDMEAPPPAPESLSSGEGWPRSFETSGLWPSVFPRILEAVRRHRSTIVFVNSRSLCERLAQRLNELDDRTRAADIEDDETDDREPLARAHHGSISHERRREIEGALKAGRLRCIVATSSLELGIDMGSVDLVLLVEAPGSTASGLQRVGRSGHAVGERSRGLIFPKFRGDLLECTVTAIQMQRGAIESMKLPENPLDVLAQQIVAMCCGREWTVDGILALARRARPYRGLTRNLLAAVLDMLVGRFPSEEFADLRPRLSWDRGRDVLTARRGADFLVRMNAGTIPDRGLFTVHLGPEGPRVGELDEEMVYESRAGDTFLLGASAWRVTDITRDRVIVRPAPGEPGRMPFWHGDGPGRPLELGRALGAFVRELGRRQGAAARRWLAREAPLDPHAVSNLCAYVEEQRDRTGALPTDRAVTLERFRDEIGDWRVCILTPFGARIHAPWAMALERRIGRRFGFEVQTLWTDDGLALRFADTDELPAAREFLLEPDEVEDLVVEQVASSPMFASRFRENAARALLLPRNRPGKRTPLWQQRQRSKNLLSVVRRYPDFPILLETYRECLSDLFDLSGLVELMAEVAEGEVRVDDVETLAPSPFARSLVFSYEERFLYDQDAPAAERRAQALTLDRELLRELLGTASLRELLDPDVIQAIEEEFQGLSPDRRARHEDDLYDLLRRTGGLTREEIEARAPGEADEWLADLERQKRAVEIEFKDGERMWTAAEDVALYRDGLDATLPEGLPGELLAPRPEPLENLLRRYARSRGPFTAADAAARFGLPEGAIEPLLTSLEEAGRLARGEFRREGGGVEWCDPEVLRRIKRRTLARLRREAEPVDGAALARFLGRWQGVDTDTAVPTLPASRGRGRAGMPASSDRALVRLREAVAQLEGVPLSWRTLVGHVLPARVPGFRLDMLDRLAASGELLWLGDGRLGSRDGRIAIYRRERFQVLARGSEPIEASDEARAGTPHATVLDRLKARGACFTFDLVGGVAGDGDWGETEVEAAIWDLVWAGRITNDTFLPLASLGKRRPAPGGRSPRGLPRGWRRGPRAGTAPAAMRAVVSGARRGRAGMLAGGRWSLVSDLAAPAGRLSDTEWAHATATLLLDRYGVVAAETARNEHVPGGFEALYPVLREMEEAGHIRRGYFVHGLAGRQFALPAAVERLRRERRGPAKRGPIGILPAVDPANPWGAVLPWPRLGAEIDPRRRGPRRVPGAWVVLRAGSPCLFLEAGGQGVWTFAALGDDPEPGEAWAALRDLAGRRRRRTLRLLRIDGRPARESPWTAILDACGFEKDLDGYRVSRLLPAV, translated from the coding sequence GTGGACTCGTTCTCGGAACCGGTACGCCGGTGGTTCGACGACTCGTTCCCCGGTCCCACCCGGGTGCAGGAACTCGGCTGGCCGGTGCTGACCCGCGGCGGAAACGCGCTGCTGGTGGCACCCACCGGCAGCGGCAAGACGCTTGCGGCTTTCCTGTGGGCCATCGACCGGCTCAGCCTTGGCGACGAACCCGATACGCCGGGCGTGCGAGTCGTCTACGTTTCGCCGCTCAAGGCCCTCGCCTACGACATCGAGCGCAACCTGCAGGCGCCTCTGGTGGGCGTCGTCGAGGAGGCTCGCAGGCTCGGTGCTGCGGTGCGGCCGGTCAGCGTCGACGTGCGCACCGGGGACACGCCGCCGGCCGACCGGCGCCGCCAGCTACGAAAGCCGGGCGAGATCCTGGTGACGACGCCCGAGTCCCTGTTCCTGGTGCTCGGCTCGAGGGCGGCGGCGAACCTGCGTACGGTCGAGACGGTGATCGTCGACGAGGTTCACGCGATGGCGGCGACCAAGCGCGGCGCCCACCTGGCGCTGTCGCTGGAGCGGCTCGCGGAGCTGGCGGAGGCTCAGGATCCGCAACGGATCGGTCTCTCGGCGACGGTGCGGCCAATGGACCTGGCGGCCGGGTTTCTCGGCGGCGACCGGCCGGTCGAGGTCGTCGACGCCTCCGAGCCGCCGGACATCGACCTGCAGGTCGTCGTGCCCGTGCCCGACATGGAGGCGCCGCCGCCGGCGCCTGAGTCTCTTTCCTCCGGCGAAGGCTGGCCGCGCAGCTTCGAAACGTCGGGCCTGTGGCCGTCCGTCTTCCCGCGCATCCTGGAGGCGGTCCGGCGCCATCGTTCGACGATCGTCTTCGTCAACAGCCGTTCGCTCTGCGAACGGCTGGCCCAGCGTCTCAACGAGCTGGACGACCGGACTCGCGCCGCCGACATTGAAGACGACGAAACGGATGACCGCGAGCCGTTGGCCCGAGCCCACCACGGCAGCATCTCCCACGAACGACGACGTGAGATCGAAGGTGCGCTCAAGGCCGGCCGCCTACGCTGCATCGTGGCGACGAGCTCGCTCGAACTGGGAATCGACATGGGCAGCGTCGACCTGGTCCTCCTGGTCGAGGCGCCGGGGTCCACGGCCAGCGGACTGCAGCGCGTGGGCCGTTCCGGGCACGCGGTCGGCGAGCGCAGTCGCGGTCTGATCTTCCCCAAGTTTCGGGGCGACCTCCTGGAGTGCACGGTGACCGCGATCCAGATGCAGCGCGGCGCGATCGAGTCGATGAAGCTGCCGGAGAACCCGCTCGACGTGCTGGCGCAGCAGATCGTCGCGATGTGCTGCGGCCGGGAATGGACCGTCGACGGGATCCTGGCCCTGGCGCGGCGCGCCCGCCCCTACCGCGGCCTGACCCGCAACCTGCTGGCCGCGGTGCTGGACATGCTGGTCGGCCGCTTTCCCTCGGAGGAGTTCGCCGACCTGCGGCCCCGGTTGTCGTGGGACCGCGGGCGCGACGTGCTGACCGCCCGGCGCGGCGCCGACTTCCTGGTGCGGATGAACGCCGGCACGATTCCGGATCGCGGCCTGTTCACGGTGCACCTGGGACCCGAGGGTCCGCGGGTCGGCGAACTCGACGAGGAGATGGTCTACGAGTCGCGCGCCGGCGACACCTTCCTGCTCGGGGCATCCGCGTGGCGGGTGACCGACATCACCCGCGACCGGGTCATCGTCCGGCCGGCGCCGGGCGAGCCGGGGCGGATGCCCTTCTGGCACGGCGATGGCCCCGGCCGACCGCTGGAACTGGGCCGGGCCCTCGGCGCCTTCGTGCGCGAACTCGGCCGACGGCAGGGCGCCGCCGCCAGACGCTGGCTCGCACGCGAAGCGCCGCTCGACCCGCATGCCGTCTCGAACCTCTGCGCCTACGTCGAGGAGCAGCGAGACCGCACCGGCGCGCTGCCCACCGACCGCGCGGTGACTCTGGAGCGGTTCCGGGACGAGATCGGCGACTGGCGGGTGTGCATCCTGACTCCGTTCGGGGCCCGCATTCACGCGCCCTGGGCGATGGCGCTGGAGCGCCGGATCGGCCGGCGTTTTGGTTTCGAGGTCCAGACCCTGTGGACGGACGACGGACTGGCGCTCCGCTTCGCCGACACCGACGAGTTGCCGGCGGCGCGGGAGTTCCTGCTCGAGCCCGACGAGGTCGAGGATCTGGTCGTCGAACAGGTCGCCTCCTCGCCGATGTTCGCGAGCCGGTTCCGCGAGAACGCGGCCCGCGCGCTGCTCCTGCCGCGCAACCGGCCCGGCAAGCGGACGCCGCTCTGGCAACAGCGCCAGCGGTCGAAGAACCTGCTCTCCGTCGTCCGCAGGTACCCCGACTTCCCGATCCTGCTCGAGACCTACCGCGAGTGCCTGAGCGATCTTTTCGATCTGTCGGGCCTGGTCGAGCTCATGGCGGAGGTCGCGGAAGGGGAGGTCCGGGTCGACGACGTGGAGACCCTGGCGCCTTCTCCTTTCGCCCGCTCCCTCGTCTTCTCCTACGAAGAACGCTTCCTCTACGACCAGGACGCCCCCGCCGCCGAGCGCCGGGCCCAGGCACTGACTCTCGACCGGGAGCTCCTGCGGGAACTGCTGGGCACGGCCAGTCTGCGGGAGTTACTCGATCCGGACGTGATCCAGGCGATCGAAGAGGAGTTCCAGGGGCTTTCGCCGGACCGCCGCGCGCGGCACGAAGACGACCTCTACGATCTGCTGCGGCGAACCGGCGGTCTGACCCGGGAGGAGATCGAGGCGCGCGCACCCGGCGAGGCGGACGAGTGGCTCGCGGACCTGGAGCGGCAGAAGAGGGCCGTCGAAATCGAGTTCAAGGACGGCGAGCGGATGTGGACGGCCGCGGAGGACGTGGCGCTCTACCGCGACGGCCTGGACGCGACGTTGCCCGAAGGCCTGCCGGGCGAACTGCTGGCGCCACGGCCGGAGCCGCTCGAGAATCTGTTGAGACGCTACGCCCGGAGCCGGGGTCCGTTCACAGCCGCTGACGCGGCGGCCCGCTTCGGCCTGCCGGAGGGGGCGATCGAACCCCTGCTGACGAGTCTCGAAGAGGCCGGCCGGCTTGCCCGGGGCGAGTTCCGAAGGGAAGGCGGCGGGGTCGAGTGGTGCGACCCGGAGGTGCTCCGCCGGATCAAGCGCCGGACGCTGGCCAGGCTCCGGCGCGAGGCGGAGCCGGTCGACGGAGCGGCTCTGGCGCGGTTCCTGGGTCGCTGGCAGGGCGTCGACACGGACACAGCGGTGCCGACTCTCCCGGCGTCGCGGGGTCGCGGGCGGGCAGGGATGCCTGCGTCGTCGGATCGTGCCCTGGTTCGTCTTCGGGAAGCCGTGGCGCAGCTCGAAGGAGTGCCGCTTTCCTGGCGGACCCTGGTCGGCCACGTCCTGCCCGCAAGGGTGCCGGGCTTTCGTCTCGACATGCTGGACCGCCTTGCGGCGTCGGGGGAGCTTCTCTGGCTGGGCGACGGCAGGCTCGGGTCGAGAGACGGCCGGATCGCGATTTACCGTCGGGAGCGGTTCCAGGTCCTGGCGCGCGGGAGCGAGCCGATCGAAGCCTCGGATGAAGCGCGGGCCGGGACTCCGCACGCCACGGTCCTCGACCGCCTGAAGGCGCGCGGCGCCTGCTTCACGTTCGACCTGGTCGGCGGAGTGGCCGGTGACGGCGACTGGGGCGAGACGGAAGTCGAGGCGGCGATCTGGGACCTCGTATGGGCTGGCCGCATCACCAACGACACCTTCCTGCCGCTCGCGTCGCTTGGTAAGCGGCGACCAGCGCCCGGTGGGCGTTCTCCCCGCGGGCTTCCCCGTGGTTGGCGTCGCGGGCCGCGGGCCGGGACAGCGCCGGCTGCCATGCGGGCTGTTGTCTCGGGGGCCCGCCGCGGCCGGGCAGGGATGCTGGCCGGCGGCCGATGGTCGCTGGTGAGCGATCTGGCCGCGCCGGCCGGGCGGTTGAGCGATACGGAGTGGGCTCACGCCACGGCAACCCTGCTGCTCGACCGCTACGGCGTGGTCGCGGCCGAGACGGCCCGCAACGAGCACGTGCCCGGCGGGTTCGAGGCCCTCTATCCGGTGCTGCGCGAGATGGAGGAGGCCGGCCACATCCGCCGCGGCTACTTCGTTCACGGCCTGGCCGGCCGCCAGTTCGCCCTGCCGGCGGCGGTCGAGCGCCTGCGGCGGGAGCGGCGGGGACCGGCGAAGCGCGGGCCGATCGGGATCCTGCCCGCCGTCGATCCGGCGAATCCGTGGGGCGCCGTGCTTCCCTGGCCCCGGCTCGGAGCCGAGATCGATCCACGAAGGCGCGGCCCACGCCGCGTACCCGGCGCCTGGGTCGTCCTCCGGGCCGGCTCTCCCTGTCTCTTCCTCGAAGCCGGCGGCCAGGGCGTCTGGACCTTCGCCGCTCTCGGCGACGACCCGGAACCCGGGGAGGCCTGGGCCGCCCTCCGTGACCTCGCCGGCCGCCGCCGCCGGCGAACCCTCAGGCTCCTACGCATCGACGGTCGCCCGGCCCGCGAGTCCCCGTGGACCGCGATCCTCGACGCCTGCGGCTTCGAGAAGGACCTGGACGGCTATCGCGTCAGCCGGCTGCTGCCGGCGGTGTAG